From a single bacterium genomic region:
- a CDS encoding putative toxin-antitoxin system toxin component, PIN family, with protein sequence MRVFLDTNVLVSAFASRGLCADVVRHILAEHELLTGEINIVELRRVLRDRIKVPPPTIAAIEQLLRDQVVVPKPAEPHPLPVRDADDKWVLASAVAGEADVLVTGDADLLEMASRSPLPIVNPRGFWDMVRGE encoded by the coding sequence GTGAGGGTGTTCCTCGACACGAACGTACTGGTGAGTGCGTTCGCCTCCCGCGGCCTGTGCGCGGACGTCGTCCGGCATATCCTCGCGGAACACGAACTCCTCACCGGAGAGATCAACATCGTCGAACTCCGCCGGGTTCTGCGCGACCGCATCAAGGTTCCTCCACCCACCATCGCCGCGATCGAACAACTGCTGCGGGACCAGGTCGTCGTCCCGAAGCCGGCGGAGCCTCATCCATTGCCGGTTCGGGACGCGGACGACAAGTGGGTTCTCGCTTCCGCCGTGGCGGGGGAGGCCGATGTTCTTGTGACCGGGGATGCGGACCTGTTGGAGATGGCGTCCCGTTCGCCGCTTCCGATCGTGAACCCAAGGGGTTTCTGGGACATGGTACGAGGCGAATAG
- a CDS encoding ribbon-helix-helix domain-containing protein produces MKTSAVTIRMESDLQRQLDRICKQSGRTRSDIVRDALKRQLSILRFEQLRRQVLPFAEARGYLTDEDVNKAVS; encoded by the coding sequence ATGAAAACCTCCGCCGTCACAATTCGCATGGAGTCGGACCTTCAGCGTCAGCTCGACAGGATCTGCAAGCAATCGGGCCGCACGCGGAGCGACATCGTACGCGACGCGCTCAAGCGGCAGCTCTCGATCCTGCGCTTCGAGCAGTTGCGGCGCCAGGTTCTGCCCTTCGCGGAAGCGCGCGGGTATCTCACGGACGAGGATGTGAACAAGGCCGTGTCGTGA
- the dnaB gene encoding replicative DNA helicase, with translation MDGNRGTTPGGNDVSLRVPPHDLHAEQAVLASVLLNNDLINGVMEVLRPGDFYQGAHRILYEAMVDLYDRGRPIDQLTLSASLKDRNAEQQVGGLAYLSEIVTSVPISDNVVHYARIVKEKSILRKTIAAAQEISTTAFQGVADIDVFLDRTEQSIFAIAEEKIRPSYYAMGEMAREAMKEIEEAYERKERITGVASGFRDLDQVTAGFQRSNMIVVAARPGMGKTSLILNIAVSAATKQKLPVAIFSLEMSRQELAMRMICSEARVNFQRLRTGHLAQEEVNRLVAAVGKLSEAPIYTDDSGTLTAMELRAKARRLKKERGIGLIIVDYLQLMHGSNTRQNSENRVQEVSEISRSMKSLAKELNIPVVAVSQLSRGVESRNDKRPQMADLRESGAIEQDSDLILFVYREEMYGREKTPQEAKGVAEIIIGKNRSGPMKDIKLAFLSQFTRFENLAQDLE, from the coding sequence ATGGACGGGAATCGCGGCACGACGCCGGGGGGCAACGACGTCTCCCTCCGGGTACCTCCCCACGACCTCCACGCGGAGCAGGCCGTCCTCGCGTCGGTCCTGCTCAACAACGATCTGATCAACGGCGTGATGGAGGTCCTGCGCCCGGGCGATTTCTACCAGGGGGCCCACCGGATCCTCTACGAGGCGATGGTCGACCTCTACGACCGCGGGCGCCCCATCGACCAGCTCACCCTGTCCGCGTCCCTGAAGGACCGGAACGCCGAGCAGCAGGTCGGCGGGCTCGCCTACCTCTCCGAGATCGTCACCTCCGTCCCCATCTCCGACAACGTCGTGCACTACGCGCGCATCGTGAAGGAGAAGTCGATCCTCCGCAAGACGATCGCCGCGGCGCAGGAGATCTCCACGACCGCCTTCCAGGGGGTCGCCGACATCGACGTCTTCCTCGACCGGACCGAGCAGTCGATCTTCGCCATCGCCGAGGAGAAGATCCGGCCTTCCTACTACGCGATGGGCGAGATGGCCCGCGAGGCGATGAAGGAGATCGAGGAGGCGTACGAGCGGAAGGAGCGCATCACCGGCGTCGCGTCCGGGTTCCGCGATCTCGACCAGGTCACCGCCGGGTTCCAGCGGTCCAACATGATCGTCGTGGCGGCCCGCCCCGGGATGGGGAAGACCTCGCTCATCCTCAACATTGCGGTGAGCGCCGCGACAAAGCAGAAGTTGCCGGTCGCGATCTTCTCCCTCGAGATGAGCCGCCAGGAGCTGGCGATGCGGATGATCTGCTCCGAAGCGCGCGTCAACTTCCAGCGGCTTCGCACGGGGCACCTCGCGCAGGAGGAGGTCAACCGGCTGGTCGCCGCCGTCGGGAAGCTCTCCGAGGCGCCGATCTACACCGACGATTCCGGGACGCTGACGGCGATGGAGCTGCGGGCGAAGGCGCGGCGCCTGAAAAAAGAGCGCGGCATCGGGCTGATCATCGTCGACTACCTGCAGCTGATGCACGGATCCAACACCCGGCAGAACTCCGAGAACCGGGTGCAGGAGGTCTCCGAGATCTCGCGCTCCATGAAGTCGCTGGCCAAGGAGCTGAACATCCCGGTGGTGGCGGTCTCCCAGCTCAGCCGCGGGGTCGAAAGCAGGAACGATAAACGCCCTCAAATGGCGGACTTACGCGAGAGTGGGGCGATCGAGCAGGACAGCGACCTGATCCTGTTCGTCTACCGCGAGGAGATGTACGGGAGGGAGAAGACGCCGCAGGAGGCGAAGGGGGTCGCCGAGATCATCATCGGGAAGAACCGGAGCGGCCCCATGAAGGACATCAAGCTCGCTTTCCTTTCGCAGTTCACCCGCTTCGAGAACCTGGCGCAGGACCTCGAGTAG
- the rplI gene encoding 50S ribosomal protein L9: protein MKIILREDVENLGKAGEVVKVKDGYGRNYLIPRQLAVLANVRNMKALDHDRRTIETRAKKTRKTAEATAATLSAVSLTLPAKAGEEGKLFGAITSRDIAEALGKAGVTVDRKAIQLADPIKQVGDYKVRIRVAADVLPEISVSVVPET, encoded by the coding sequence ATGAAAATCATCCTGCGCGAGGACGTGGAAAATCTGGGCAAGGCGGGCGAGGTCGTCAAGGTCAAGGACGGGTACGGGCGGAATTACCTGATCCCGCGGCAGCTGGCCGTCCTGGCGAACGTGCGGAACATGAAGGCCCTCGATCACGACCGGCGGACGATCGAGACGCGGGCGAAGAAGACCCGGAAGACCGCCGAGGCGACGGCGGCGACGCTGTCCGCCGTCTCCCTCACCCTTCCCGCGAAAGCGGGGGAGGAGGGGAAGCTGTTCGGCGCCATCACGTCGCGGGACATCGCGGAGGCGCTCGGGAAGGCCGGCGTGACCGTCGACCGCAAGGCGATCCAGCTCGCCGACCCGATCAAGCAGGTGGGCGACTACAAGGTGAGGATCCGGGTGGCGGCCGACGTCCTCCCCGAGATCTCCGTCAGCGTGGTGCCGGAAACCTAG
- the rpsR gene encoding 30S ribosomal protein S18, whose amino-acid sequence MSTPYKPRPSSGPRRDDRRGPGGGKKRYIRKKFCRFCAEKELSIDYKNAYMIKQFVSERGKIVPRRITGNCAKHQRKLTVEIKKARILAMIPFTATQVR is encoded by the coding sequence ATGAGCACCCCGTACAAGCCCCGCCCGTCCTCCGGTCCCCGGCGCGACGACCGTCGCGGCCCGGGCGGAGGGAAGAAGCGGTACATCCGCAAGAAGTTCTGCCGCTTCTGCGCGGAGAAAGAGCTTTCGATCGACTACAAGAACGCGTACATGATCAAGCAGTTCGTCTCCGAACGGGGGAAGATCGTCCCCCGCCGCATCACCGGGAACTGCGCGAAGCACCAGCGGAAGCTGACGGTCGAGATCAAGAAGGCGCGGATCCTCGCCATGATCCCGTTCACCGCCACGCAGGTCCGGTAG
- a CDS encoding single-stranded DNA-binding protein, with translation MVTFNRVILAGNLTRDPETRFIPSGTAVTSFSIAVNRRYKSNNEVKEEVSFFDVSVFGKMGENCAEYLSKGRPVLVEGRLRQRRWEADGVKRSKIEVVADNVQFLGGPRGGAAEPSAPSAPAPESQDDDIPF, from the coding sequence ATGGTCACCTTCAACCGGGTCATCCTCGCCGGCAACCTCACGCGGGATCCCGAGACGCGCTTTATTCCCTCGGGGACGGCCGTCACCAGCTTCAGCATCGCGGTGAATCGCCGCTACAAGTCCAACAACGAGGTCAAGGAAGAGGTCTCCTTCTTCGACGTCTCGGTGTTCGGGAAGATGGGCGAGAACTGCGCCGAGTACCTTTCCAAGGGACGTCCCGTGCTGGTCGAGGGGCGCCTGCGGCAGCGCCGCTGGGAGGCCGACGGCGTGAAGCGGAGCAAGATCGAGGTCGTGGCGGATAACGTCCAGTTCCTCGGCGGACCGCGCGGCGGGGCGGCCGAACCTTCCGCGCCGTCCGCTCCGGCGCCCGAATCGCAAGACGACGACATCCCGTTCTGA
- the rpsF gene encoding 30S ribosomal protein S6, with product MTPKRYETAILFDPELPEDARKEFLGKLTGIVSAYKGEVLKTDDWGNRKLAYPIRKKSNAFYTFLLYTGNRGVVEEVERNIKIFEGILRHLTTLHTAELKPKVEAAAPPAGDVPADSETPAPETPAPETPAPETPAPETPQTPAAPAEA from the coding sequence CCCGGAGGACGCGAGGAAAGAGTTCCTCGGCAAGCTCACCGGGATCGTCTCCGCCTACAAGGGCGAGGTGCTCAAGACCGACGACTGGGGGAATCGCAAGCTCGCCTACCCGATCAGGAAGAAATCCAACGCCTTCTACACCTTCCTCCTCTACACCGGCAACCGCGGTGTCGTCGAGGAGGTGGAGCGCAACATCAAGATCTTCGAGGGCATTCTCCGCCACCTGACCACCCTGCATACCGCGGAGCTGAAACCGAAGGTCGAGGCGGCCGCGCCCCCGGCGGGAGACGTGCCCGCGGACTCCGAGACGCCTGCGCCCGAGACGCCTGCGCCCGAAACGCCGGCGCCCGAAACGCCGGCGCCCGAAACGCCCCAGACGCCCGCGGCCCCCGCGGAAGCCTGA